In Engraulis encrasicolus isolate BLACKSEA-1 chromosome 2, IST_EnEncr_1.0, whole genome shotgun sequence, the sequence ATGCAAACACCATGGGTAATCAATTATATAGCATAGCATTATATAGAAAGATAATAAATgctcatacattacattaccggtACAACTAGTTGACGGTTTtatgcaaagcgacttacagctattagGTGCAGGGTAtaggttactgtccctggagcaatgtttggttaggtgccctgctcaaggacTGAAGTGCAGGGAGTGTTAAGGgtggggatttgaacctacaacctacaaccctctgagcTAGAGACCAAACTCCCGTAGCCTTTTTAAATGTCCGTTTGTCTTACCCAAGTGTAAAGGGGTGTTCCCAAGGCTGTCCCTCTGGTTAGGATCTGCTCCATAGCTCAACAGCAGTTGCACTGGACAGGTAATAAGGTACAAAGAAAAGTAGCACACGTTTACCATCTTGATCAAATTGTTTTGAGACATACAATTGTGGTGTGTAGACATCATAGAGACATACGTTTTACATTGGACTCAAATCCAGTCAAGTTTCAGACTTGACATTGACACTTGCAAATACAGTAGTGGACCAATGATGCGTACTTGACCCTGGCTTTTTCTCTGGACTATGAATGATGACTTCTGACACCCACTCCTGGACACGTGATGAACCACTCTTGTACTTCTCATGTACTTGTACTTCTCATCATTTCTCATCTTGtacttctcgtgtgtgtgtgtgtgtgtgtgtgtgtgtgtgtgtgtgtgtgtgtgtgtgagtgagtgagtgagatctgCCTTTGGCTGAATGCATGCAAGAGTATTatgtatgtgtaatgatgtgtgcaatgtcttgtgtattctgtatttatgtaggcctatgcatgctaCACCTTATTTCCctagggattaataaatgatactctaatctactctgccACCAATGCCCCTCATCAGATCATCACACCGTGGCAGGAATACATTGCAGAGACACCACACAGCACGTCAGAAGAGTATGTGTGTTGTAAGTTGCACTCACCAATAGTCTCATTTCCGTTGCAGGAGGAGAAATGTAAAGCTGTTCTTCCCTTGTCATCCGCCGCACAGGGATCGATGTCGTCCTCCAGAAGACGCCGCACTGGTCAAGGAAACATTGGTAGGATGGTGATTCAAGGTCTCTTACTGATATACAATGTTGTTTACATGCCCTGATCTACATTATAAACAATGTCTCACCTGTGTCTATGTCATTTCCATTCGCAGCCTCTCGGAGCCTCTTTACAGCTGAAACAAAATATTGCACAGGCTGGGTTAAACAGGTGTCGTCAGTTGCTTTGCATAAACCGGTGGCTGCCCCTTTGTTTTCAAttcgcaggtgtgtgtgcgcactctggACGCAAGAGCGGATATAATTGTGAATATTAACCCGCAAGACACATAAAGTTTTAACATTCACAACAAGattctgatgtaggcctacacgatTTATGCACGCCCGGCGTGAATATCCACAAATATGTTGGGAGGTCTGGCATGAAATGTTGCTTTCATCAAGACGGATGCCATGTTTGATGCTTACCATACAAATCTTTCCCTATCGGCCCCACATTCCGCCGGACTCTCATATGGCGTCTGGCTCGGCTTCCCGTCACTTTCCCCGCTTTACTTCCGACTCCCGCCGTGGGGCCAGCTCGCCCTGGCTCCCACAACAAGTGCAGGTATCGGAGTTCCTGCTCGGCTGTCTGACCAGTCCGATTCAGCCTGAGCGCTTTGTCCCCAAAACTAGCGATGCCAAACCCATCGCTGGTTGCTCCCCCGTCCAGTCCCTTCTCAGCCCCGTCCTGCGCTTTCTCGGCGCCTTCTGTTTTTCCTGTTGCGAGTGTGTATTCGCCTTCGGAGCTTGACCTTTCATCGTCGGAAAAGGTTCCAACGATTGGATTCCACTCTTCCATTTTCTTCAGGACATTTGCTAAGGCTAGATCCCTTCCCCACGATAAAAGCGAAGCGTAGATGATCTCACATTAGATGCATTTCGTGACAGCTATTCTCAACGCGTTCTGACAAGCATCTCTTGTTTGGCTGCACACATTAGCATACTACCAAGTTCACAGTCGGGAACGAGGAAACCGCTACTGTTCAGATGTCATTTCGGCTCACTGACCTGAATGCAGACAACAGGGCAACACCCAACGCACTACGATCCAACATGTCGTCAGTTTCACGTCAACGTTTCCGCCCAGTTCCAAACTTCAGTAACACAACAGGGACCAATAAAATCGACCGATACTCATCTCTGTCTTCCAATGGCAGGAGACTCATTAGGCCTATCATACAAGgcttgcattccaatatgcacactccagtcctccacttgtgcttgtggcctcggggGTAAGGGGTAGGCTATGCTTCTGAGGGATAATGTGGGACAAACCCTGATGTGCGCGCACTCACGCGCCACCaacaaaccaccaccacccccaccaccaccatttggCTTTCActaggcatatatatatatatatatatatatataatggctATTATAATATAATGCACCCAATGTGTAGCTTTTTTCTTCCAAATAAGCTGCTGCAAATATAAAGTATAGGCTATAGATAAAATGTCATCAGTGCTTAACCCCTACAGCCCTAATaaatatatcaatcaatcaataaataggcAACACTATTTAGagaatttagacattgtcagtagacctccatgtgaaacaataagtgaacataATTTCAATCTCTTGAAAATAATAATTAAGAATGGGCAAGGGGTCATGTGGCTGACTGAGTCTGACACTGATGGTGTTTCCACCTACCTGATAGGTGgtctgactctgcagctggagaaagagagatgcctgGTGATCATAGCAGGCAGCAGACTCTATGATAACATTTTTTTAATCCGTTATTATTAGATGTCATctatatgtgtgtaagaaaggggtaataatagtgtaataaTAAGAAAATAGATAAAATATGGGCTTATTCCACTAccaaagggtaaaaatggcatacAAGCAGGTGTTACATTGTACTACATTGTGTAACAATCCACGTGTACCAAGACACTGATATCAAAGCACATCACATGAGAGTAGGAACATAATTATTCCACCATATCAAAGAGTAACAAGGACTTAAAACAGCTAACGGACTAAGTATGGTTTGTATGACAATAAGTATGCTCAATAACTTGGCAAATACTATATGCTTGACAGTAGCAGTGATAAATCCACTTACTCGCCTAAATTGCTCCACCCAGAATCAGTGTGGTCACTAACGATGAATATAAATGTGTAAACTGTCTACATTTATAGCAGCCTGATCTCtgatttttgagaaaaaatatttgaaattagaaaaatcctgagaaaacacaagactgtggaaacatagcgctgtgggagtatagagacagcacttctgtgtgtccatcacggaaaataattctgtgtccaggagcaaaGTATTTTGGCAGATCATGTTGCTTATATGGGTGTACTGTACAAATAATGTAGGGCTGATTGGTAATATTTGTATTGTCTTAATGAGGGTTTAATcaatcattacattattatttagGGGGGTAAAACGTTGGTAGCCACAGAGGTTATGGCAAGCCATTTTATCCAGAAATATATTGCAGATCAGTTTTTCAATTTTCGGCCAATCAAAAATACCATTTTGGATATCCACAGCAATATGCATAACAAGGAGGAGTTACTATAAAGTTGAGGTTTTCCTGTGATTCATTGACTTAATCATTAGGGTGCCTTTAATTGGGTCATAGTCCAGACATTGCTTCCCCTGGAGGAATTCAGAGCTTTGACaaagtaacaaaacaaaacaaaaaccccttCATATTACATTGTAATTACAACATGTATTTACACGAAAAATACTTTAGGTAAATACAATTGTACTTACGCCTACATAATCACACAACTTATTATGTTATTACACTATTCATACTGTACCTAAGGACGTAAGTACACTGTAACAATGACACGTTAAAATTAAGAGTTACCTTTGTTTTCTGTTGGCATTGTCAGGAATAGAAATGATTCATAATGTGTAGTAAAACAGTGACAGTGCATAAAGGGTTTTTTTATGTGACCTGTGCCGGTCAGTTACATGACAAGTAATGAAGAAAATAGTATGTCCCCAatatttcagtgtgtttttatacGACAAACCTCAAACATTCATTCATGTAGGGGGAAGTTATATAGAGAAATGCTCTTTAAGGATACAAAACGCCAACCAATACCAACTTGTTTCTCAGCTCACCACTCGGAGTGCCTGACGGTTTGCCATCGTCTTTGGTGGCCAGTCTCTTCATGCAAggccactacttctacttttcttttcttgtcttcaaATGACAACTGACCCTTAATTGAGGAGGGCACCACCACTGGGTCTGTCTTTTCCATGGCTCTTGGATCTGCTGGGGTTGGGTGGCgtgagctttctctctctctctctctccccacacagccCAGTCGAGCTGATTCTTCCCAGCTAGAATGAAACGATGCAATCAAGTGTGAACAAATCCAAGAAACTCATTAAGCTGTATCAAGAAAACATTTGTTCAACAGTAGCGTGGAGGCGACTTGCTCACTCAGGCTGCTGGCAGTAGGGCGACACAAACTAgattgtgtgattttttttttgggcaaAACTGTCATTAAATACCAATATGGTCTTTCCCAGTTGCAACTGGAATCCATTGATACAATGGGGAAATACTTACAACTACTGtcatggggagggggtggggcaggTCTTACATCTGACCACTTAGTGAAACAACAattattcttttatttatttgtataaaATCCACACCACCACATTGTCAGGACACTGCGCAATGCcacaacagtaggctacagtgatgTGAACAGTGTTTATGCTTGCTGAACACGCGGGCCCGCACAGAGTCACCTGCCCCCATCCGGTGTAGGCTAAATGTATACAGGTGTTGCATCTTCCATGGGTCAGACTCATTATTCAGGCTAAAGGCCTATCTGGGTTAGGTAATTGACATTAAAAGgtgaaagcaacattgcttaaacTAGATAGTACATTAcccctggagtggagtggacagcAGTAGAATCATCATGAGTCTGTTTCATAATTCCATAtaacagattttttaaaatcaaTAAATGATCAGGGTGTGTAAACAAATATTGTCTAAAATATTGGCCTAGTTTGTAGTCTATCTAGAGCCTATTACATTTTAAGACAGTAAATAATctgagtaaaaaaaagagagacggattctgtaaaaaagcattgaatatATTTTCCACCTGAACATTCTGCATTGAGTATGTTCCCTTTATGTTTGTGAAATGAATAGGCCTTTAGTGACATAACACTGGAACAGAGTAACAATAAAATTCACAAATGAGTTATAATTTACATTATGTCCCAGCAGCGTTACATGAAAAATGGAATCATAAAGCAAATgtataaatacaaaaatacttcCACTTTACATATTTTGACATTCATATTTGGCACTTATCAACAATATTGTGTACTGTTGCTTTATATCAAAAAGTAGTCAGcctataatatacacacacatgcaatcaaagCAAAATGTGAATTTAGTGTGTAAACGTCTCTTTTAAGAATAGGAATTCGGGAGGTAGAGGAGGTCCACATTGTTACAGATCTTTGGTCCTATTTGGACAATCAAACAGTCAGTCAATCAAAGCCCATCGAGGTCAAGGTTCATGGTTGATCTCACACCAACTCCGGTATGTGCCAAGTAGCGTTGTGGCAGCTGTGTATTCTCTTCTTCATAGGCCTCAGGGTCCTGGAGCTCAGGTATGAGTCCAGCATCATCAGCACGCTGCAATAACTGACCATTACCCACAATCCCTTGCCTTTTGAGGTAACCCTGGCGACAGAAGAGCGGGGGCTTCTGACGAGTCAGAGAGAATTGGAAACATGATTCTGTGGAGAGGCAAAACACAGTTATTCACTAACCAGAATCACAACATGAACAGAAACTACTGTATACaatacagcacaggacagcacggTACTGTTTATAGTCTGTtcgcgtttgttcaaaaaaaggttgagaaccactggtttacagTATGTTACCCAATTGGTATACCAAAAGGGACACTCAGGTGGTCAAAAGTGCACATGGACAGGACAGAacatacaacacatacagtactaatACTTATCTGTGCCCCCATGACAAGTTTATCACCACCAGACCACAAACTTCCCTGTTAAACCGCAAACGCTATAACAttaagtctgctgatgttgtataacctttcggatgtttttgggaataaataaaaatgtttttttgaaatgtaaacaaagcgctgcccccattacaatgaccaagatctcggaaaaggctgaagaacaagtaaaaaaaaaactcaggtactgacaagtccagggtagtgcgaacattacaactgcatgttgaaattgactgaactggtcctttaagctgaGTTAAGTGATGGTGTGTAGACCTGCATAAAAGGCGCGGAGGTCGCTCTGGAAGCAGTGCTCTAGGAAGCGGCGTAGGGGCTGGCTGTGGGAGACGGGCTGGTCCCACTCGGTCAGGAAGTCCTCAATCATGTGGTGAACAGCACTGGGCCGAGGCAGTGGCCAACCAGCAGGACGCAGACGCATCTGCTCCTCTGTGAAGAGATGACACAtggataatattaataataataatcatcatcatcatcatatttttgttttatatagtgcctttcaaaaccCATGGTTGCTTAACAAGAAagcagtgtaggtgtgtgtgggtaagtATGTAcataggtgtgtgcttgtggacactagaagcCAACCAAAAGCCTTCAAAAAGTGATGGGTTTTAAAGTGTTGTTTAAAGATGGACAGTGAAGGGTCATTTTGAATGTGGTTGGGTAGGTTATTCCAAAGGAATGgagcagctacatggaaggctatgtcactggtggccttgagtctgGTGCAAGGGATggccagctggcccttggaagagaaCCGCAGCGATATTGGTGTTTATTCGTATATGTctattataaaaaatatatatatatactatggttataaacatatagtttatgAAGGTGGGCTCAGTCATAAAATGAAAATCTGACCACACTGATCACATACTCTTCAATGAGATCATAATGAATACCACCCATATTGCTAGTCGTGTTGAAAATCCAGACATTGAAAAGtaaacttttttttccaaaagtgACTTGTGCCCCTCATCTCACCTGCAGGAAGCGTGTCATAGTAATAGAGGACCGGGTGTAGAAAGCTGGACCGCCAGGCGCGAGTCCATTCAGACTGGGCCCGTCCGAGCCCCAGAGAGTCTGTGCGGTTCAGACCGTACTGCATCACCAGAACCAGGAGCCCCTTAGCTGGGACAGCATGGCCCGAGAGAGCAGGGAACTCAGGCAAGGCCTGGACAGGAAACTCCTCCAGATACTCGCAGTAGGAGCTTGTTGGAAAGAACAGAGAAATAATTGGTTAAAGTGACACGCCCAGACTGCTTCATTGTAAATGCATAATAACACCATTATTACAAACTAAAATGGCAAAATAGACTAATTTTCATAGGGTGGTGTTATATAGGAAGCAGACTTCTCAATACAGGAAGTTTAATAGGAATAGTTTAATAGGAAGTACTGGGTGGGGCGCCGCCCTGGATGGTTGCCGTTaaccttaatttccccttggggattaataaagtcaattttgaaagcgaaagtgaaagcccattgggaaacgccaactccaattgtcattgtgacacagcactccacagcacacaagtgaacactgcacactgcacacaacgaaattgcatgtatgcctcatccgtgcaagggggcagccctcagtggccccccatggggagcagtgcggtgggacggtaccatgctcagggtacctcagtcatggaggaggatgggggagagcactggttgattactccccccaccaacctggcgggtcgggagtcgaaccgccaacctctgggatgcaagtctgacgccctaaccgctcacccatgactgccccaattTTACTCTACTCTTACTCTGAACTCTTACTATAAAACtccagcacactgaccatttcacttttGCTTTCGCTTCACTTTTTCATCACAAGAACAAAACGTCATGAATACAGCAAAAATGAAATGGTCACAGTGTTTTATAGTTTTTCTGTTTGGCGACCTATGGGTTATCTAcaacacacctgccagctgaagTGTGCGAAATAAAGATCACAAAGCCGTACTTACCCATGAAGTAAAACAACATCCCCCAGAATTCCAAACATTTGGTATGGCCCAGATGCTTCGTTAACCCTTTTTAGCAGCCGAGAGAGCAACTGATTGGCTGGGAGCCTGGTGGAAGGCCAAGCATTGCCATGGTGACGATGCTCTAGAACTCTGTGGACTGCTCGGACTGAAAAACAGAATGGACCAGATGGGAGGCAGGGCAAAAAAATCATCCATAAACACTGAAGATGTGATGCGGTTGTATTTCGGCTATAGTGCTCGTCTTGAAAGTGAGGATGCAGCTGCTTGAGTTACACTATTACATCAACTAGTTAACAAACATGCCCTAATACTCTATGTACTatccctattctattctattctattctattctattctaattcaTTTATTATTAATAGCCAACCACTTGCACTATCAAGATGTCTGTTCAGGACTTAAATTTGAGTTTTATCATCTAAAATGTACCTGTGTAGCGGAAGCCATGTACGAATCCTCCGGCAGAGGAGCGGTAGTCGCGGGAGTGAGCGGCTGTGCCCAGCACAAACATGTTTGGATTCCCCTGGCCCTCGTACCACGCCGTGACTCCTGGCAAACGCCCTCTGGCACCTTTACTCTTCAGAGGCCGCGCAGACCTGGTCACATGATCAGACAAGATCAATTGATCAGCTTTTTTCCCGCCCATGTAACAGACAGTATGCAATCAATGATGTTCAATATCATGCTTGTTGATACATgaatttattttcattgttttttaaattatgttATAAAGGCATTAACcaatataaatattcatgaaaacaatgataatgaacatttgaacaaaGAACATTGTTCTTTCTTTATCAGTCAAAAATCCAGGCTCACCCATCAAAGATGGAGAAGTTGAAGCGAAAGCCCAGGCAGCGGATGACGCGATCGTACGGCTGTCTTAGGGAGAAGTTGTCGTTGAAGTGCCCAGGCAGGTTCTCCGCTCTCACTTTGGCACTGCGGTTCCTGGAGCTGACGTCCAGCAACTCGGTCAGCGTCAGATACAGCTGCtgtcctctctccgctcctcctttcgtcttctttctcctgtctttctgtcctttccttttttctttccgtCTTCCTTCTTCTCTGCGTACAATGGCGATGTCTTCCAGGCTTCCCTCCACCAGGCCATCCAGAGACTTGAGCTGGTACGTATCCAGCAGCTCGTTATTCACAGCCCtgagaagagagagtgggagagggagagagagagagagagggagagcatggtTGACGTAAC encodes:
- the foxred2 gene encoding FAD-dependent oxidoreductase domain-containing protein 2, with the translated sequence MLWLGSVTSKDQMELLFLSLLFTLISCHPEHQQCANITHHHDYCVLGAGPAGLQMGHFLEKNGRDYIILERNSGPGSFFNVYPRHRKLISINKIYTGRRNREFNLRHDWNSLLSDRPDLLFQRISRQLYPEADDFPRYLSMYVKELGLRVRYGVDIGKIQATNLNNKRGYILTDQHGSIFTCSVLLLASGLWVPQQVDFVGSDLVEGYESIPVDPEEFRDQAVLILGKGNSAFETAQSIMGRASRVHMYSPNPVRLAWQTHYVGDLRAVNNELLDTYQLKSLDGLVEGSLEDIAIVRREEGRRKEKRKGQKDRRKKTKGGAERGQQLYLTLTELLDVSSRNRSAKVRAENLPGHFNDNFSLRQPYDRVIRCLGFRFNFSIFDGSARPLKSKGARGRLPGVTAWYEGQGNPNMFVLGTAAHSRDYRSSAGGFVHGFRYTVRAVHRVLEHRHHGNAWPSTRLPANQLLSRLLKRVNEASGPYQMFGILGDVVLLHGSYCEYLEEFPVQALPEFPALSGHAVPAKGLLVLVMQYGLNRTDSLGLGRAQSEWTRAWRSSFLHPVLYYYDTLPAEEQMRLRPAGWPLPRPSAVHHMIEDFLTEWDQPVSHSQPLRRFLEHCFQSDLRAFYAESCFQFSLTRQKPPLFCRQGYLKRQGIVGNGQLLQRADDAGLIPELQDPEAYEEENTQLPQRYLAHTGVGVRSTMNLDLDGL
- the ankrd54 gene encoding ankyrin repeat domain-containing protein 54; translation: MEEWNPIVGTFSDDERSSSEGEYTLATGKTEGAEKAQDGAEKGLDGGATSDGFGIASFGDKALRLNRTGQTAEQELRYLHLLWEPGRAGPTAGVGSKAGKVTGSRARRHMRVRRNVGPIGKDLYAVKRLREAANGNDIDTVRRLLEDDIDPCAADDKGRTALHFSSCNGNETIVQLLLSYGADPNQRDSLGNTPLHLAACTNHVPVITTLLRGGARVDALDRAGRTPLHLARSKLNILQDGDSRSLETLRGEVTQIIQMLREYLNVMGQSAERERLEHISTQLQHTRTKEQVDEVTDLLANFTSLSLQNLGDR